A region from the Haloarcula limicola genome encodes:
- a CDS encoding Cdc6/Cdc18 family protein — translation MDIEARIKRRQRRNGHPRLIRDYESLSPVAHIDEPADRGPVLERLLDHLDPVFDGNLPPNAYVYGPAGSGKSAVVTALFSHLDRLPSETRAVIQTSTRAQTPTSPAFVYVDARRTASEFAFYHAVLDALVDESVPEHGIGTDRLRSRLDDRLAGSRAGVVIAVDHVGEPRSIDEGDLVDRLAGLPSNVSWLAIGRDDPEATGLTGYTAASIHVDRYQRQMLVDVLMTRASLGLAQQALDHGLARSIAEWAEGDAHDALTVLFVATDHASEAGRARLTEADVERAIDEMPRPCISLGIVLGLPANRQAVLRALVDVSPEDRSSVTATTAAISESSSVDLSEGTVKRFLYEMAEAGVVERVQSEARHEQGRPPSRVVPRFPPTAFRRLYDLRQ, via the coding sequence ATGGACATCGAAGCGAGGATCAAGCGACGACAGCGCCGAAACGGGCACCCGCGTCTGATACGGGACTACGAGTCCCTCTCGCCCGTCGCACACATCGACGAACCGGCCGACCGCGGCCCGGTCCTCGAGCGCCTGCTCGACCACCTCGACCCGGTCTTCGACGGGAACCTCCCGCCGAACGCGTACGTGTACGGTCCCGCCGGATCGGGAAAGTCCGCCGTCGTCACGGCGCTGTTCTCCCACCTCGACCGCCTGCCGTCGGAAACGCGCGCGGTCATTCAGACCAGCACGCGCGCACAGACGCCGACGTCGCCGGCGTTCGTCTACGTCGACGCCCGACGGACCGCAAGCGAGTTCGCGTTCTACCACGCGGTGCTGGACGCCCTCGTCGACGAATCGGTGCCCGAACACGGTATCGGGACCGACAGGCTCCGCAGTCGGCTCGACGACCGGCTGGCCGGGTCGCGGGCCGGGGTGGTGATCGCGGTGGACCACGTCGGCGAACCCCGGAGCATCGACGAGGGGGACCTCGTCGACCGCCTCGCCGGCCTGCCGAGTAACGTCAGCTGGCTGGCTATCGGCCGGGACGACCCCGAGGCGACAGGCCTCACCGGCTACACGGCGGCGTCGATACACGTCGACCGCTATCAGCGACAGATGCTGGTCGACGTCCTGATGACGCGGGCGTCGCTCGGCCTCGCACAGCAGGCCCTCGACCACGGCCTCGCCCGGTCGATCGCCGAGTGGGCCGAGGGCGACGCCCACGACGCCCTCACGGTGTTGTTCGTCGCGACCGACCACGCGAGCGAGGCCGGACGCGCGCGGCTCACCGAAGCGGACGTCGAGCGGGCGATCGACGAGATGCCCCGGCCCTGTATCTCACTGGGCATCGTCCTCGGGCTTCCGGCGAACAGACAGGCGGTACTGCGGGCGCTCGTCGACGTCAGTCCGGAAGACCGGTCCTCGGTGACGGCGACCACCGCCGCAATCAGCGAGTCGTCGTCGGTAGACCTCTCGGAGGGCACCGTCAAACGGTTCCTCTACGAGATGGCCGAGGCGGGCGTCGTCGAGCGGGTCCAATCGGAGGCGCGACACGAGCAGGGCCGACCGCCCAGTCGGGTCGTCCCCCGGTTCCCGCCGACGGCGTTTCGCCGGCTGTACGACCTTCGACAGTGA
- the glpK gene encoding glycerol kinase GlpK, with protein MSDTYVASIDQGTTGTRFMVFDHSGQVVANAYEKHEQIYPEPGWVEHDPLEIWENTQDVVRQGLEDGGIEASQLEALGITNQRETTVVWDRETGKPVHNALVWQDRRTTDRVEELQEAGKVDEIREKTGLEADAYFSATKTEWILDNAEPLKMQSARGESLRDRAEAGELMMGTIDAWLIYNLTGNHITDVTNASRTMLYDIREMEWDEDLLEEFGVDESMLPEVRPSSDEEYYGHTDPDGFLGEEIPVAGALGDQQAALFGQTCFDEGDAKNTYGTGSFYLMNTGNEAVESEHGLLTTIGFQMSGEPVQYALEGSIFITGAAIEWLEDVDLINNAAQTAELARSVDSTDGVYMVPAFTGLGAPHWDGRARGTIVGMTRGTRKEHIVRATLESIAYQTRDVAEAMEADSGVEMTSLRVDGGAVKNNFLCQLQSDIIQTDIARPEVDETTALGSAYAAGLAVGYWETVDELRDNWQIDREFSAEMDAEEADRMYGRWDDAVERSLDWAREE; from the coding sequence ATGTCAGACACGTACGTCGCGTCGATCGATCAGGGAACGACAGGCACGCGGTTCATGGTGTTCGACCACAGCGGACAGGTCGTCGCCAACGCCTACGAGAAACACGAGCAGATCTACCCCGAGCCCGGCTGGGTCGAACACGACCCCCTCGAAATCTGGGAGAATACGCAGGATGTCGTCCGGCAGGGACTCGAAGACGGCGGCATCGAGGCGAGCCAACTCGAAGCGCTGGGCATCACCAATCAGCGCGAGACCACCGTCGTCTGGGATAGAGAGACCGGCAAGCCCGTCCACAACGCCTTAGTCTGGCAGGATCGCCGGACCACCGACCGCGTCGAGGAACTGCAAGAGGCCGGAAAAGTCGACGAGATCCGAGAGAAGACGGGGTTAGAGGCGGACGCGTACTTCTCGGCGACGAAGACCGAGTGGATCCTCGATAACGCCGAACCGCTGAAGATGCAGAGCGCCCGCGGCGAGAGTCTCCGCGACCGCGCCGAGGCCGGCGAGCTCATGATGGGCACCATCGACGCCTGGCTCATCTACAACCTCACGGGCAACCACATCACCGACGTCACCAACGCCTCCCGGACGATGCTCTACGACATCCGGGAGATGGAGTGGGACGAGGACCTTCTCGAGGAGTTCGGCGTCGACGAATCGATGCTCCCCGAAGTACGACCCTCCTCGGACGAGGAGTACTACGGCCACACCGACCCCGACGGCTTCCTCGGCGAGGAGATCCCCGTCGCCGGCGCGCTCGGCGACCAGCAGGCCGCGCTGTTCGGCCAGACCTGTTTCGACGAGGGCGACGCGAAGAACACCTACGGCACCGGGTCGTTCTACCTGATGAACACCGGTAACGAGGCCGTCGAGTCCGAGCACGGACTGCTGACGACGATCGGCTTCCAGATGTCCGGCGAGCCGGTCCAATATGCCCTCGAAGGGTCCATCTTCATCACGGGCGCGGCCATCGAGTGGCTCGAAGACGTGGACCTGATCAACAACGCCGCGCAGACGGCCGAACTCGCTCGTTCGGTCGACTCGACGGACGGCGTCTACATGGTCCCGGCCTTTACCGGTCTCGGTGCGCCGCACTGGGACGGACGCGCACGCGGGACGATAGTGGGGATGACTCGCGGGACCCGCAAGGAACACATCGTGCGGGCGACCCTGGAGTCCATCGCCTACCAGACCCGCGACGTCGCCGAGGCCATGGAGGCCGACTCCGGCGTCGAGATGACGTCGCTGCGCGTGGACGGCGGGGCGGTCAAGAACAACTTCCTCTGCCAGCTCCAGTCCGACATCATCCAGACGGACATCGCCCGGCCCGAAGTCGACGAGACGACCGCGCTCGGATCGGCCTACGCCGCCGGGTTAGCCGTCGGCTACTGGGAGACCGTGGACGAACTTCGGGACAACTGGCAGATCGACCGCGAGTTCAGCGCCGAGATGGACGCCGAGGAGGCCGACAGGATGTACGGGCGCTGGGACGACGCCGTCGAGCGCTCGCTCGACTGGGCACGGGAGGAGTGA
- a CDS encoding ROK family protein has translation MGTYAGVDLGATHIRAIIGDESGTPISSYKTETPRGPNGIAVTEAVLDALREACAAADIEPTDVVAAGIGSFGPLDLAEGIVENPANLPDTIDRIPLTGPVENLLGTSKVYLHNDANAGAIGERFYADRNPDDMIYLTISSGVGAGVVVDGNVLSGWDGNAGEVGHLTIDPHGFMTCGCGHDGHWEAYCSGENIPRYATRLHREDPVETALPLDTEGFSAADVFEYAGEDDFASHVLEQVCHWNAIGVANMVHSYAPLVIYVGGAVAMNNPEQVLDPIRNRLDDMVMSNIPDIQLTNLGDDVGVRGALASALTAGTGDPAKGV, from the coding sequence ATGGGCACATACGCTGGGGTCGACCTCGGTGCGACGCACATCCGGGCCATCATCGGCGACGAGTCCGGAACGCCGATATCGTCGTACAAGACGGAAACGCCGCGCGGACCGAACGGGATCGCCGTCACCGAGGCGGTCCTCGACGCGCTGCGCGAGGCCTGTGCGGCGGCCGACATCGAGCCCACCGACGTCGTCGCGGCCGGGATCGGCTCGTTCGGCCCGCTCGACCTCGCGGAGGGCATCGTCGAGAACCCGGCGAACCTCCCCGACACCATCGACCGCATCCCGCTCACCGGTCCCGTCGAGAACCTGCTCGGCACGTCCAAGGTGTATCTCCACAACGACGCCAACGCGGGCGCTATCGGCGAGCGCTTCTACGCCGACCGCAACCCCGACGACATGATCTACCTGACTATCTCCTCGGGCGTCGGCGCGGGCGTCGTCGTCGACGGCAACGTCCTCAGCGGGTGGGACGGCAACGCCGGCGAGGTCGGCCACCTCACCATCGACCCGCACGGGTTCATGACCTGTGGCTGCGGCCACGACGGGCACTGGGAGGCGTACTGCTCGGGCGAGAACATCCCCCGCTACGCCACGCGTCTCCACCGCGAGGACCCCGTCGAGACGGCGCTCCCCCTCGACACCGAGGGGTTCAGCGCCGCCGACGTCTTCGAGTACGCCGGCGAGGACGACTTCGCCTCGCACGTCTTAGAGCAGGTCTGTCACTGGAACGCCATTGGCGTCGCCAACATGGTCCACTCCTACGCGCCGCTGGTCATCTACGTCGGCGGTGCCGTCGCGATGAACAATCCCGAGCAGGTGTTAGACCCCATCCGGAACCGCTTAGACGACATGGTGATGTCGAACATCCCCGACATCCAGCTGACCAACCTCGGCGACGACGTCGGCGTCCGCGGGGCGCTCGCGTCGGCGCTCACCGCCGGGACCGGCGACCCGGCGAAGGGCGTCTAG
- a CDS encoding ABC transporter substrate-binding protein, whose product MGRRQVSGGKPLSRRRFIRAAGVSGVAGLAGCGGGNGGGGGTPTAERIGNYPVTGETVAFGFNVARSGPFSTTGEEELRGHRLAVKHINEGGGWVDTQYSGQLTGDGLLGKTVEPVVGDTESDPDTARASANSMIENDDVIMLSGGSTSDTGLAHQRLAAEKEVIFMATMTHIDTLTGASCNRFTFRELFNGYMTARALKPVLVDEYGEDVDFFQIYSQDDWGSAQRDLMKRSLTDAGWTPVGTLSAQLGTRDFSQYVSDIENASEDVLILNLRGLDAANAVRAIREAFPEENIVIPLYTRAVAQTAGGAIEGVIGTIEWDPSIETPLSEEFRSAFSSEYSGGTGSASSSIPSGPAHVAYTQTLQYAYAAQKAGTFDPNAVISALEGLEYGAGIGSETLRACDHQSMRPVPVVRGRPGDQQAFGRYYNLINTTRDAMYPCSEGPAAECSLDGN is encoded by the coding sequence ATGGGTCGTAGGCAAGTGAGTGGCGGGAAGCCCCTTTCTCGAAGGCGATTTATCCGAGCGGCGGGGGTGTCCGGCGTCGCCGGGCTGGCCGGCTGTGGCGGAGGCAACGGCGGCGGTGGCGGCACACCCACCGCAGAGCGCATCGGTAACTACCCCGTGACCGGGGAGACCGTCGCGTTCGGCTTCAACGTCGCGCGGTCGGGACCGTTCTCGACGACCGGCGAGGAGGAACTCCGCGGGCATCGCCTCGCGGTGAAACACATCAACGAGGGAGGGGGGTGGGTCGATACGCAGTACTCCGGCCAACTGACCGGCGACGGGTTGCTCGGCAAGACCGTCGAGCCGGTGGTCGGCGACACGGAGAGCGACCCCGACACCGCTCGCGCCTCCGCGAATTCGATGATAGAGAACGACGACGTCATCATGCTCTCGGGGGGGTCCACCAGCGACACCGGTCTCGCGCACCAACGACTGGCCGCCGAGAAGGAGGTCATCTTCATGGCGACGATGACGCACATCGATACGCTGACCGGGGCCTCCTGCAACCGGTTCACGTTCCGCGAGCTGTTCAACGGCTACATGACGGCGAGGGCGCTGAAGCCCGTTCTCGTCGACGAGTACGGCGAAGACGTCGACTTCTTCCAGATATACTCACAGGACGACTGGGGGAGCGCCCAGAGGGACCTGATGAAGCGGTCGCTGACGGACGCCGGCTGGACGCCCGTGGGAACGCTGAGCGCTCAACTCGGCACGCGGGACTTCAGCCAGTACGTCTCCGACATCGAGAACGCGAGCGAGGACGTACTGATCCTCAACCTCCGCGGTCTCGACGCCGCGAACGCCGTGCGAGCGATCCGCGAGGCGTTCCCCGAGGAGAATATCGTGATTCCGCTGTACACGCGAGCCGTCGCACAGACCGCGGGCGGAGCGATCGAGGGCGTCATCGGAACCATCGAGTGGGACCCCTCCATCGAGACGCCCCTCTCGGAGGAGTTCCGGTCGGCGTTCAGCAGCGAGTACAGCGGCGGAACGGGGTCGGCGTCGTCGTCGATCCCGTCGGGGCCGGCTCACGTCGCGTACACGCAGACGTTACAGTACGCCTACGCGGCCCAGAAGGCGGGGACGTTCGACCCGAACGCGGTCATCTCCGCGCTGGAGGGACTGGAGTACGGGGCCGGAATCGGGTCGGAGACGCTACGGGCGTGCGACCACCAGTCCATGCGACCGGTGCCGGTCGTCCGCGGACGGCCCGGCGACCAGCAGGCGTTCGGACGGTACTACAATCTGATAAACACGACGCGGGACGCGATGTACCCGTGTAGCGAAGGCCCGGCGGCGGAGTGTTCGCTGGACGGTAACTGA
- the glpA gene encoding anaerobic glycerol-3-phosphate dehydrogenase subunit GlpA: protein MGSTPHIAVIGGGSTGVGIARDLAMRGLDVTLVEQGNLTHGTTGRMHGLLHSGGRYAVSDQASATECIEENRVLRDIASHCVEMTGGMFVKRPEDSEEYFQEKLSGCEECGIPAKVVSREEARSMEPHLAKDIEKAIVVPDGAIDPFRLVVANAGSAQEHGARIETHSKVTDLLVEGGEVVGLEVEHTSGPGTRVHGKEGGKEEIRADYVVNATGAWAGRIGDMAGVDIAVRPSKGVMTIMNVRQVDTVINRCRPKGDADIVVPHETTAILGTTDEEVEDPEDYPEEQWEVDLMIETLSELVPMLEEARTIRSFWGVRPLYEPPDVGSTDPTDITRDFFLLDHDERDDLPGMTSIVGGKFTTYRMMGEQISDHVCGKFGIDADCRTAEEPLPGSEDFSVLRDYMDEFGLRSPIGRRSVERLGSRADEVLKTDSPNPTVCECEGVTRAEIQDAIGQSGSDLNAVRIRTRASMGNCQGGICCHRMASELHPEYEEGVVRRAWDELLQERWKGQRHALWGQQLSQAMLNYALHATTQNRDHDPAGGDPVDFAAFDTGVDHGDAAGAANVAADGGRNGD from the coding sequence ATGGGATCGACACCACACATCGCCGTCATCGGCGGCGGCTCGACCGGCGTGGGCATCGCCCGCGACCTCGCCATGCGCGGTCTCGACGTGACGCTCGTCGAGCAGGGCAACCTCACGCACGGCACGACCGGGCGGATGCACGGCCTCCTCCACAGCGGCGGTCGCTACGCCGTCTCGGACCAGGCCAGCGCGACCGAGTGCATAGAGGAGAACCGCGTCCTCCGTGACATCGCCAGTCACTGCGTGGAGATGACCGGCGGGATGTTCGTCAAGCGACCCGAGGACAGCGAGGAGTACTTTCAGGAGAAACTGTCGGGCTGTGAGGAATGTGGCATTCCGGCGAAAGTCGTCTCCCGCGAGGAGGCGCGTTCGATGGAGCCGCATCTGGCGAAGGACATCGAGAAGGCCATCGTGGTCCCAGACGGAGCCATCGATCCGTTCCGTCTGGTCGTGGCCAACGCCGGCAGCGCACAGGAACACGGCGCGCGCATCGAGACCCACTCGAAGGTGACGGACCTCCTCGTAGAGGGCGGCGAGGTCGTCGGCCTCGAAGTCGAACACACCTCCGGGCCGGGCACGCGGGTCCACGGGAAGGAAGGCGGCAAAGAGGAGATTCGAGCCGACTACGTCGTCAACGCGACGGGCGCGTGGGCCGGCCGAATCGGCGACATGGCCGGCGTCGACATCGCGGTCCGCCCCTCGAAGGGCGTCATGACGATCATGAACGTCCGACAGGTCGATACGGTCATCAACCGCTGTCGGCCCAAGGGCGACGCCGACATCGTCGTCCCCCACGAGACGACCGCCATCCTCGGTACCACCGACGAGGAGGTCGAGGACCCCGAGGACTACCCCGAAGAGCAGTGGGAGGTCGACCTGATGATCGAGACGCTGTCGGAGCTCGTTCCGATGCTCGAAGAGGCCCGAACTATCCGGTCGTTCTGGGGCGTCCGGCCGCTGTATGAACCGCCGGACGTGGGCAGCACGGACCCGACCGACATCACGCGCGATTTCTTCCTCTTGGACCACGACGAGCGCGACGACCTGCCGGGCATGACCAGCATCGTCGGCGGGAAGTTCACCACCTACCGGATGATGGGCGAGCAGATATCCGACCACGTCTGCGGGAAGTTCGGCATCGACGCCGACTGTCGCACCGCCGAGGAGCCGCTGCCCGGCAGCGAGGACTTCTCGGTCTTGCGCGACTACATGGACGAGTTCGGTCTCCGTTCGCCCATCGGTCGCCGGAGCGTCGAACGCCTCGGTTCGCGGGCCGACGAGGTGCTCAAGACCGACAGCCCGAATCCCACCGTCTGTGAGTGCGAGGGCGTCACTCGCGCCGAGATTCAGGACGCCATCGGGCAGTCGGGGTCGGACCTGAACGCCGTCCGCATCCGCACCCGCGCGTCGATGGGGAACTGCCAGGGGGGCATCTGCTGTCACCGGATGGCGAGCGAGCTCCACCCCGAGTACGAGGAGGGGGTCGTCCGACGGGCGTGGGACGAACTGCTCCAGGAGCGCTGGAAGGGTCAGCGCCACGCGCTGTGGGGCCAGCAGCTCTCCCAAGCGATGTTGAACTACGCCCTGCACGCGACGACGCAGAACCGCGACCACGACCCAGCCGGAGGCGATCCGGTCGACTTCGCCGCCTTCGATACGGGCGTCGACCACGGCGACGCCGCGGGCGCGGCGAACGTCGCCGCCGACGGAGGACGGAATGGCGATTGA
- the pyk gene encoding pyruvate kinase, which yields MRNAKIVCTLGPASESVDEIASLAEAGMSVARLNASHGSPEHRREMIDRIREVDDAVDSPVAAMLDMPGPEVRTAPVREPIELVEETTVRFVVGDEATPEEIGLSQSITNVEPGDRVLLDDGRIETTVERVEGDAVFAHVENGGELGARKGVNVPGVELDLPTITKNDERELDVAAEKEPDFVAASFVRDGEDIYEISQAMEERGIDIPIIAKIERSGAVENLDSIIEAAYGVMVARGDLGVECPLEDVPIIQKRIIRKCHQAGVPVITATEMLDSMVHSRRPTRAEASDVANAVLDGTDAVMLSGETAIGDHPARVVETMDRIVRDVEESDEYAESREQRVPTAGETRTDALARSARFLARDIGASAVVAASESGYTALKAAKYRPSIPIVASTPNERVRRKLALSWGITPVTTKYTNEGADAIIQTSVQAALDTEAAEGGDTVVVLSGMMTELDGMNTANMLKVHVAAETLVSGRSVVSGLVTGPVYHVEDGDLTDAPDGAILSIPEGFDGEFTGDTSRVGGVVDAHEGITSYAAIVARELSIPMVSDARLPADVEDGAVITLDAERGVVYEEAVGRERLDDAR from the coding sequence ATGCGTAACGCGAAAATCGTCTGTACGTTGGGTCCCGCGAGCGAATCCGTCGACGAGATAGCGTCGCTCGCCGAGGCCGGAATGTCCGTCGCCCGGCTCAACGCCAGCCACGGGTCCCCCGAGCACCGCCGGGAGATGATCGACCGCATCCGCGAGGTCGACGACGCCGTCGACTCGCCCGTCGCGGCGATGCTGGACATGCCCGGCCCGGAGGTCCGGACCGCGCCGGTCCGAGAGCCCATCGAACTCGTCGAGGAGACGACGGTCCGCTTCGTCGTCGGCGACGAGGCGACCCCCGAGGAGATCGGCCTCTCGCAGTCGATCACCAACGTCGAACCCGGCGACCGCGTCCTCTTAGACGACGGCCGCATCGAGACCACCGTCGAGCGCGTCGAGGGCGACGCGGTCTTCGCACACGTCGAGAACGGCGGCGAACTCGGCGCGCGGAAGGGCGTCAACGTCCCCGGCGTCGAACTGGACCTGCCGACCATCACCAAGAACGACGAGCGGGAACTCGACGTGGCCGCCGAGAAGGAACCGGACTTCGTTGCCGCCTCGTTCGTCCGCGACGGCGAGGACATCTACGAGATCAGCCAGGCGATGGAGGAACGCGGCATCGACATCCCCATCATCGCGAAGATCGAGCGCTCGGGAGCCGTCGAGAACCTCGATTCGATCATCGAGGCCGCCTACGGCGTCATGGTCGCTCGCGGCGACCTCGGCGTCGAGTGCCCCCTCGAAGACGTCCCCATCATCCAGAAGCGCATCATCCGCAAGTGCCACCAGGCGGGGGTCCCGGTCATCACCGCCACAGAGATGCTGGACTCGATGGTCCACTCCCGGCGACCGACCCGCGCGGAGGCCTCCGACGTGGCCAACGCCGTCCTCGACGGGACGGACGCCGTGATGCTCTCGGGCGAGACGGCCATCGGCGACCACCCCGCGCGCGTGGTCGAGACGATGGACCGCATCGTCCGCGACGTCGAGGAGAGCGACGAGTACGCCGAGTCGCGCGAACAGCGCGTCCCGACCGCCGGTGAGACGCGGACCGACGCGCTGGCCCGGTCGGCCCGCTTCCTCGCCCGTGACATCGGCGCGTCCGCGGTCGTCGCCGCCTCCGAGTCCGGTTACACCGCGCTCAAGGCCGCGAAGTACCGCCCGTCGATCCCGATCGTCGCCTCGACGCCCAACGAGCGGGTGCGGCGCAAACTCGCGCTCTCGTGGGGCATCACGCCGGTGACGACGAAATACACCAACGAGGGTGCCGACGCCATCATCCAGACCTCCGTGCAGGCGGCCCTCGACACCGAGGCCGCCGAGGGCGGCGACACGGTCGTCGTCCTCTCGGGGATGATGACGGAACTGGACGGGATGAACACGGCGAACATGCTGAAGGTCCACGTCGCCGCCGAGACGCTGGTCAGCGGCCGGTCGGTCGTCTCCGGCCTGGTGACCGGCCCGGTGTATCACGTCGAGGACGGCGACCTCACGGACGCCCCCGACGGCGCGATCCTCTCGATCCCCGAGGGGTTCGACGGGGAGTTCACGGGCGATACGAGCCGCGTCGGCGGCGTCGTCGACGCCCACGAGGGGATCACGAGCTACGCCGCCATCGTCGCTCGGGAGCTCTCCATCCCGATGGTATCCGACGCCCGCCTCCCCGCCGACGTCGAGGACGGCGCGGTCATCACCCTCGACGCCGAACGCGGCGTCGTCTACGAGGAAGCCGTCGGTCGAGAACGCCTGGACGACGCGCGATAG
- the kdgK1 gene encoding bifunctional 2-dehydro-3-deoxygluconokinase/2-dehydro-3-deoxygalactonokinase: MTDLVTFGETMLRLSPPDEERLETADQYNVRAAGAESNVAVAAQRLGLDAVWTSKLPDSPVGRRVVGELRNHGVTTDISWDDSEESRQGTYYLEQGRPPRGNEVIYDRANASVTTARTAELPTETIEAATGFHTTGITPALSETLESTTADLLSLAGNADTVTSFDLNYRSKLWEPEEAKAVLTDLFPDVDVLVVARRDAELVLERHGDAEAVARGLADDYGFDVTLVTRGAEGALAVADGNVYEQPTYEASNAYPVGTGDSFVGGFLSQYLAGESVPDALEWGAATAALKRSVPGDIAVVSPDEVREVIAGDTRAISR, encoded by the coding sequence ATGACAGACCTGGTCACGTTCGGCGAAACGATGCTCCGGCTCTCGCCGCCGGACGAGGAACGGTTAGAGACCGCCGATCAGTACAACGTCCGGGCGGCCGGGGCCGAGTCGAACGTCGCCGTCGCCGCACAGCGACTGGGCCTCGACGCCGTCTGGACCTCGAAGCTCCCGGATTCGCCGGTCGGCCGGCGCGTCGTCGGGGAACTCCGCAACCACGGCGTCACGACCGATATCTCGTGGGACGACTCCGAGGAGAGCAGACAGGGGACGTACTACCTCGAACAGGGCCGGCCGCCGCGGGGTAACGAAGTGATTTACGACCGCGCGAACGCGAGCGTGACCACCGCGCGAACGGCCGAACTACCGACCGAGACGATAGAGGCTGCCACCGGCTTCCACACGACCGGTATCACGCCCGCGCTCTCGGAGACGCTCGAATCCACCACCGCCGACCTCCTCTCGCTGGCGGGGAACGCGGACACCGTGACGAGTTTCGACCTGAACTACCGGTCGAAGCTCTGGGAGCCCGAAGAGGCGAAGGCCGTCCTCACTGATCTCTTTCCCGACGTGGACGTCCTCGTCGTCGCCCGTCGGGACGCTGAACTCGTCTTGGAGCGCCACGGCGATGCCGAGGCGGTCGCTCGCGGGCTGGCCGACGACTACGGCTTCGACGTGACGCTCGTCACCCGCGGCGCGGAGGGCGCCCTCGCCGTCGCGGACGGGAACGTCTACGAGCAGCCGACTTACGAGGCGTCGAACGCCTATCCCGTCGGGACGGGCGATTCCTTCGTCGGCGGCTTCCTCTCGCAGTACCTCGCGGGCGAGTCCGTCCCCGACGCGCTCGAGTGGGGCGCGGCGACGGCGGCGCTCAAGCGCTCGGTCCCCGGCGACATCGCCGTCGTCTCGCCGGACGAGGTCCGGGAAGTCATCGCGGGCGACACGCGCGCTATCTCCCGGTAA